One Streptococcus sp. DTU_2020_1001019_1_SI_AUS_MUR_006 DNA window includes the following coding sequences:
- a CDS encoding DNA methyltransferase: MKLFLNEDCMDVMKRYPDNYFDLAIVDPPYFSGPEKRKFYGRKVSPIGVSRLYGETSEWQIPNGDYFDELFRVSKNQIIWGVNYFNYSFGPGRIVWDKVNGQSSFSDCEIAYCSLHDSTRMFRYMWNGMMQGKSISEGHIQQGNKALNEVRIHPTQKPINLYLWLLQNYAKSGDKILDTHVGSASSLIACQELGFEYVGCELDKRIFNHAKQRLDTYENQIKLF, encoded by the coding sequence TTGAAATTATTTCTTAACGAAGATTGCATGGACGTCATGAAAAGATATCCTGACAACTATTTTGATTTAGCTATTGTTGATCCACCGTATTTTTCCGGACCAGAAAAAAGAAAATTTTACGGACGAAAAGTCAGTCCAATAGGTGTAAGCAGACTGTATGGCGAAACCTCAGAGTGGCAAATTCCAAATGGAGATTATTTTGATGAACTTTTTAGAGTTTCAAAAAATCAAATCATTTGGGGTGTGAACTACTTCAACTACTCTTTTGGGCCTGGTCGAATTGTGTGGGATAAAGTTAATGGCCAGTCAAGTTTCTCAGATTGTGAGATAGCGTACTGCAGTTTACATGATAGTACACGGATGTTTCGCTATATGTGGAACGGTATGATGCAAGGGAAGTCAATATCTGAAGGACATATCCAGCAAGGAAACAAGGCTTTGAATGAGGTTAGAATTCATCCAACTCAAAAACCCATCAATCTTTATCTTTGGTTGCTGCAAAACTACGCAAAATCTGGAGATAAGATTCTTGATACTCATGTCGGTTCAGCAAGTAGCTTGATTGCTTGTCAGGAGTTAGGTTTTGAGTATGTCGGTTGCGAGCTTGACAAAAGAATCTTTAACCATGCCAAACAGAGACTTGATACTTATGAGAATCAAATAAAATTATTTTAA
- a CDS encoding DUF1642 domain-containing protein: protein MNIQGLIERYEKFKASKKKVTSVDLVLKDLRSLDEPEALPFKLKDVVGRIRGFDPTTQARWLNDILKELGSDYGSMKYREGYEQGKLEGAWVGNQLKDADKIRQELNKPVIPQFVAEFITEQKNLCYTLSESIDGNMSDRVAEWYYDNSELFARAWLDGYEVEKEKRYLVKVKGICGNHETLNCEKHSNEWLFSSSEENRTYKTKFTRKELEDAGFGWVFDCEGIEIEEVE, encoded by the coding sequence ATGAACATACAGGGACTAATTGAACGCTATGAAAAATTTAAAGCTAGCAAGAAGAAAGTGACCTCGGTTGATTTGGTTTTGAAAGACTTACGGTCTTTGGACGAACCAGAGGCATTGCCGTTCAAATTAAAAGATGTTGTTGGTCGAATTAGAGGGTTTGACCCAACGACACAGGCCAGATGGCTTAATGACATTCTAAAAGAATTAGGGAGCGACTACGGTTCGATGAAATATCGTGAGGGCTACGAACAAGGAAAACTTGAGGGAGCATGGGTTGGTAATCAATTGAAAGATGCTGATAAGATTCGACAAGAATTGAACAAACCAGTGATTCCACAGTTTGTGGCGGAATTTATCACAGAACAGAAAAATTTGTGTTACACACTTTCCGAATCAATAGACGGGAACATGTCTGACAGAGTCGCAGAATGGTACTATGATAATTCTGAACTCTTCGCTCGTGCATGGCTTGACGGTTACGAGGTCGAGAAAGAGAAGCGGTATTTGGTGAAAGTGAAAGGTATTTGTGGAAATCACGAAACTTTGAACTGCGAAAAACATTCAAATGAATGGCTTTTTTCAAGTTCAGAAGAAAACCGTACTTACAAAACAAAGTTCACCCGCAAAGAACTTGAAGACGCAGGCTTCGGCTGGGTGTTCGATTGTGAGGGGATTGAGATTGAGGAGGTGGAGTGA
- a CDS encoding DNA cytosine methyltransferase yields the protein MKFLDLFAGIGGFRLGMESAGHECIGFCEIDKFARASYKAIHNTEGEIELHDITTVSDESIRRIGRVDIICGGFPCQAFSIAGNRRGFEDTRGTLFFEIARFASILRPRYLFLENVKGLLNHDGGATFETILGALDELGYNMEWQMLNSKNFGVPQNRERVFIVGHLRGERTRRIFPLGGESQSTSSQSVVKIGNVNPSGNGMNGEVYQADGLAPTLTTNKGEGQKIAIKSNTIKQFGILQPNFNQCGVVYETDGIAPTIRAYQGGGLEPKIIQRGHGYNQGGVYEIAPTLTSNSYHENNHLSYGYRIRKPTPRECWRLQGFPDWAFDKAQEVNSNSQLYKQAGNSVTVNVIAAIAKELE from the coding sequence TTGAAATTTCTTGATCTATTCGCAGGAATTGGTGGTTTTCGTCTTGGGATGGAATCCGCTGGTCATGAATGTATAGGATTTTGTGAAATAGATAAATTCGCTAGAGCCAGTTATAAAGCGATACATAACACAGAAGGAGAAATAGAGCTACATGACATCACAACAGTATCAGATGAGTCTATTCGAAGAATCGGACGTGTGGACATTATCTGTGGAGGATTTCCGTGCCAGGCTTTCTCAATTGCAGGAAACAGACGAGGTTTTGAGGATACACGAGGAACTTTGTTTTTTGAAATTGCACGGTTCGCATCTATTCTCAGACCTCGATATTTATTCCTTGAGAACGTCAAAGGACTTCTCAACCATGACGGAGGAGCTACATTTGAGACCATCCTCGGAGCCTTGGATGAATTGGGGTACAACATGGAATGGCAAATGCTTAACAGCAAAAATTTTGGAGTTCCCCAAAATCGAGAGCGTGTGTTCATTGTCGGACATCTTAGAGGAGAACGTACCAGAAGAATTTTTCCTCTCGGCGGAGAAAGTCAGTCAACTAGTAGCCAATCAGTCGTGAAAATAGGAAACGTTAACCCATCAGGAAATGGTATGAATGGAGAAGTCTATCAAGCTGACGGCTTGGCTCCTACGCTCACAACGAATAAGGGAGAGGGGCAAAAAATAGCCATAAAAAGTAATACTATAAAACAATTTGGGATATTACAACCCAATTTTAATCAGTGTGGAGTGGTTTACGAAACAGACGGCATCGCACCAACTATCAGAGCCTATCAAGGGGGAGGGCTCGAGCCTAAAATTATTCAACGTGGTCATGGCTATAATCAGGGTGGAGTGTATGAAATAGCTCCTACACTGACAAGTAATAGCTATCACGAAAATAATCATTTATCATATGGTTATCGTATTCGCAAGCCAACACCTCGTGAGTGTTGGAGATTACAAGGCTTTCCTGACTGGGCATTTGACAAAGCTCAAGAAGTAAATAGCAACAGTCAATTATACAAACAAGCAGGAAATAGCGTGACAGTCAATGTTATCGCTGCAATAGCAAAGGAATTGGAATGA
- a CDS encoding head maturation protease, ClpP-related → MKVIPIKGTIVSNNDRWLYDWLEWDATAPKDVVLPESGEPIEVHINSGGGDVYAGSEIYTALRSYPGDVTVKIVGIAASAASVIAMAGDTVEISPTAQIMIHNVSTQVNGDHNTLLHEAGVLEGFNKSIASAYVHKTGKALDDLLALMNKTTWFDAESALNHGFVDKIMFTNEVAPTLVASETPMIPSDFIEKMRSAMTPDIDKIAELVAEKLEAKLPDTQIEKEAFENSEFVQKKFNLPESPENSTNKAVPKGFGLFMF, encoded by the coding sequence ATGAAAGTAATTCCGATTAAGGGTACGATTGTATCAAACAATGACAGATGGCTTTACGATTGGCTTGAGTGGGATGCAACCGCTCCGAAAGATGTTGTCCTTCCTGAAAGTGGTGAACCGATTGAGGTTCATATCAATTCGGGTGGTGGAGACGTTTATGCTGGTAGCGAAATCTATACTGCTCTACGCTCGTATCCTGGTGACGTGACCGTGAAGATTGTCGGTATTGCAGCAAGCGCAGCAAGCGTGATTGCAATGGCAGGAGATACGGTTGAAATCAGTCCGACCGCCCAAATCATGATCCACAATGTTTCAACGCAAGTAAATGGAGACCATAATACCCTGCTTCATGAAGCTGGTGTACTAGAAGGGTTTAACAAATCTATTGCTAGTGCCTATGTTCATAAGACTGGTAAAGCTTTGGATGATTTGCTTGCTTTGATGAACAAGACTACTTGGTTTGATGCTGAATCAGCTTTGAATCACGGATTTGTAGACAAGATTATGTTTACAAACGAAGTCGCTCCGACTTTGGTTGCGAGTGAAACTCCTATGATTCCAAGTGATTTTATTGAGAAAATGAGGTCAGCAATGACACCGGATATCGATAAAATCGCAGAACTGGTAGCTGAAAAACTAGAAGCTAAACTGCCAGATACACAAATTGAAAAAGAGGCTTTCGAAAATAGCGAATTTGTACAGAAGAAATTCAATCTTCCAGAAAGTCCAGAAAATAGCACAAACAAGGCTGTACCTAAAGGGTTCGGTCTTTTTATGTTTTAA
- a CDS encoding YopX family protein yields the protein MVVPKFRAWDKEFKEMVQVDAIVLDDQVIKVTYKNGNVVKEDIKYYDLMQSTGLLDKNGKEIFEGDIITDGEDVSDIKRHPTLGFYTVDNGRETFVSDGVDVEYFEEYAEEFSETIEIIGNIYENPELLEEKE from the coding sequence ATGGTAGTGCCAAAATTTAGAGCATGGGACAAAGAGTTCAAAGAAATGGTTCAAGTTGATGCAATAGTCTTGGATGATCAAGTCATCAAAGTAACATATAAAAATGGCAACGTTGTAAAAGAGGATATCAAATACTATGACCTCATGCAGTCAACGGGCCTTTTGGATAAAAACGGTAAAGAAATCTTTGAGGGGGATATTATTACCGATGGTGAAGACGTCTCGGATATAAAGAGACATCCAACTTTGGGATTCTATACAGTTGATAATGGTAGAGAAACATTTGTTTCAGACGGAGTTGATGTTGAATATTTCGAGGAATACGCTGAAGAATTTTCTGAAACAATTGAAATCATTGGCAACATCTACGAAAACCCAGAGCTTTTGGAGGAGAAAGAATGA
- a CDS encoding DUF1372 family protein yields the protein MKRFIAVWILLSAGLNICQSIHIKKLEEKKPMVIYKADNAGAEIFGKVVEKGRHGKLYTITIRDYGIFVVTKEVYDTVKVGDEVRI from the coding sequence TTGAAACGATTCATCGCAGTATGGATTCTGCTATCTGCTGGATTGAACATTTGTCAGAGCATCCATATTAAAAAACTAGAAGAAAAGAAGCCGATGGTTATCTACAAGGCTGATAACGCAGGAGCTGAAATATTTGGTAAAGTCGTCGAAAAAGGACGACATGGCAAGCTGTACACAATCACAATTCGTGATTACGGCATTTTCGTAGTTACGAAGGAAGTTTATGATACGGTGAAAGTTGGGGATGAGGTGAGGATTTGA
- a CDS encoding phage gp6-like head-tail connector protein — protein sequence MTREEQLHQLLNSFKERMRIFHSGEDNNLSQMLESSEVAILSLVGSKDSTDPRVRELILERARYVYNDQVEFFYGNFQGDLMALSLENYKLEEKHD from the coding sequence ATGACTAGGGAAGAACAACTTCATCAACTCCTTAATTCATTTAAGGAGCGGATGAGGATTTTTCATAGTGGTGAGGATAACAACCTCTCCCAAATGTTGGAAAGTTCTGAGGTAGCAATCCTCAGTCTGGTCGGTAGTAAGGACTCTACCGACCCACGAGTGAGAGAGCTTATCTTAGAACGTGCTCGATATGTCTACAATGACCAAGTTGAGTTCTTTTATGGGAACTTTCAAGGAGATTTGATGGCATTGTCACTAGAAAATTACAAACTGGAGGAAAAACATGATTAA
- a CDS encoding helix-turn-helix transcriptional regulator: MELRLKELREDLGISVKDMARDTGVSQNTIHLYERGGYPSIKQIEMIAKTYDVNPAWLVGWIDDEMMPAIQVVEKAVYKESSTEDYQTISTTMVRSLNGLNLKDTWEVRFGQKELNKNTKGLSRV, translated from the coding sequence ATGGAACTAAGATTAAAAGAACTTAGAGAGGACCTAGGTATCTCTGTCAAAGATATGGCTAGGGATACGGGTGTTTCACAAAACACAATTCATTTGTACGAACGAGGTGGATATCCATCCATTAAGCAAATTGAAATGATTGCTAAAACCTATGATGTAAACCCTGCTTGGCTTGTTGGGTGGATAGATGATGAAATGATGCCTGCAATCCAGGTAGTCGAAAAAGCGGTCTACAAGGAAAGTTCAACAGAAGACTACCAGACTATTTCAACAACGATGGTAAGATCATTAAATGGGTTAAATCTAAAAGATACATGGGAGGTAAGGTTTGGTCAAAAAGAACTTAACAAAAACACGAAGGGATTATCTCGAGTTTGA
- a CDS encoding terminase TerL endonuclease subunit, producing MISHPLVDDYIKMAERGEIVVNKERKLLFKIIREKIYPRDDLYFDNDLIDKFIRFAEKNFFPLAKYQLFLTPFIFLFRKEDGEPHFDEYLYTLARGGGKNGFMSARSSFFISPIYPIRDYDVTITANSEKQGKVSFEEVYETIQRRGLEDHFYLTKMSITGRANNSVFSFRTNNPKTMDSARDGCLEFDEIHQFEDDKAVKVQRSGLGKIAHARTFYNGTNGYVREGFYDKLIEKSMQILNGEVDDFRLFPFICKLDNADEVDDMKNWPKANPMLDESTPYAKRLLARTKADYDDLELEPSGRQEFMTKRMNLPEADLEKDVTSREKLVACLRSPGIDLKGRSCVAGFDYASIRDFASVGLLFKNGDEFIWKQHSFARKSFLKAFKLKAPIQEWADRGLFTIVDGPSIDPRLLVEKLNEWSKDYQIELVCADGFRMDLLKPLLEEAGFEYEFLRNPGAIQSKVAPIIEDGFANERFVFENDNSMIWYTDNTYVKEDKDGNKRFLKKEPVRRKTDGFHALIAALYKRELVQESNVGKFLDMIDSWEF from the coding sequence ATGATTTCTCATCCGTTGGTTGATGACTACATCAAAATGGCCGAACGTGGAGAAATCGTTGTCAACAAGGAAAGGAAGCTGTTGTTTAAAATCATCAGGGAGAAAATCTATCCTCGTGATGATCTATATTTTGATAATGACTTAATTGACAAGTTCATTCGTTTTGCGGAAAAGAACTTTTTCCCTTTGGCTAAGTATCAACTTTTCTTGACTCCGTTCATTTTTCTTTTTCGAAAGGAAGACGGGGAGCCGCACTTTGACGAGTATCTATACACTCTTGCTCGTGGGGGTGGTAAGAATGGTTTTATGTCAGCCAGATCCTCGTTCTTTATCAGTCCTATCTACCCTATCAGAGATTATGATGTGACTATCACTGCCAACTCTGAGAAACAGGGGAAGGTTTCGTTTGAGGAAGTCTATGAGACCATTCAAAGGCGTGGTCTTGAGGACCATTTTTATCTAACTAAAATGTCTATTACAGGTCGAGCTAACAACTCGGTCTTTTCTTTTCGGACGAATAATCCGAAGACTATGGACTCTGCTCGTGATGGCTGTCTTGAGTTTGATGAGATTCACCAATTTGAAGATGATAAAGCTGTTAAGGTCCAAAGGTCTGGTCTTGGTAAGATTGCTCATGCTCGAACATTCTACAACGGGACGAATGGATATGTACGTGAGGGATTTTACGACAAACTGATAGAGAAGTCTATGCAAATCTTGAATGGAGAGGTTGATGACTTTAGGTTGTTCCCTTTTATCTGCAAGCTAGACAATGCGGATGAAGTGGATGATATGAAGAACTGGCCAAAGGCAAATCCGATGTTGGATGAAAGTACTCCTTATGCTAAAAGGCTACTTGCTAGAACCAAGGCTGACTATGACGACCTTGAGTTGGAACCGTCTGGCCGTCAGGAGTTTATGACAAAACGGATGAACCTTCCTGAAGCAGACCTTGAGAAAGATGTTACCTCTCGAGAAAAGCTAGTTGCTTGTTTGCGGTCTCCTGGTATCGACTTGAAAGGTCGGTCATGTGTGGCTGGGTTTGACTATGCGAGCATCCGAGACTTTGCGAGCGTTGGGTTGCTCTTCAAAAATGGTGATGAGTTCATCTGGAAGCAACATTCATTTGCACGAAAATCATTTTTAAAAGCTTTTAAGCTGAAAGCCCCTATTCAGGAATGGGCAGATAGAGGCTTATTCACCATTGTGGACGGTCCTAGTATTGACCCTCGTTTATTGGTCGAAAAACTAAATGAATGGAGCAAAGACTATCAAATAGAGCTAGTTTGTGCCGATGGTTTTAGAATGGATTTGTTAAAACCTCTTTTGGAAGAGGCTGGGTTTGAATATGAGTTCTTGAGAAATCCAGGGGCTATCCAATCCAAGGTTGCGCCAATTATCGAAGATGGATTTGCGAATGAACGGTTTGTCTTTGAGAATGATAACTCTATGATTTGGTATACGGATAATACCTACGTCAAAGAGGACAAGGATGGCAATAAACGTTTCTTGAAGAAAGAGCCTGTCAGAAGAAAGACGGATGGTTTCCATGCCTTGATCGCTGCTCTTTACAAGAGAGAGTTAGTGCAAGAGTCGAATGTCGGGAAATTTCTCGACATGATTGATAGTTGGGAGTTTTAA
- a CDS encoding phage major capsid protein → MTMTLSNQFEKQRQAFLDAVTNGAPQEEQAKLYNDMIESMTNEMMAQARDAAREEVSALNPYDAKLTAEARDFFNNIEKAAPEGIEKFIPQEIIDHIFEDLVQARPLLQHIGLKNAGIRLKFLKSEQTGQAVWGKINGEIQGQLKQKFNEEEAIQHKLTAFVVIPKDAEKFGPAWLAKFISIQITEAYAVALEAGYLNGDGDNKPIGLTRTLTGTVSGDHTTHAEKEAQTTKLTFADSATVVKELTKVCKYHSTKADGTTPVAVEGNLVMVVNTADAWDVKKQYTSLNAQGTYITAMPFNIILVESVAQTAGKVTTFVKGRYDAFVGGGISLGRYTETYALEDLNLYTAKQFAYGKAHDEKTAAVWTLQLPQA, encoded by the coding sequence ATGACAATGACATTATCTAATCAATTTGAAAAACAACGTCAGGCATTTTTGGATGCCGTTACAAATGGCGCTCCTCAAGAAGAACAAGCGAAGCTATACAATGACATGATTGAGTCCATGACCAATGAAATGATGGCTCAAGCCCGTGATGCTGCTCGCGAAGAAGTTTCAGCTTTGAATCCATACGATGCTAAGCTGACTGCTGAAGCTCGCGATTTTTTCAATAATATTGAAAAGGCAGCACCTGAAGGGATTGAAAAATTCATCCCGCAAGAAATTATTGACCACATCTTTGAAGATCTGGTGCAAGCTCGCCCACTCCTTCAACATATCGGTCTTAAAAATGCTGGTATCCGCTTGAAATTCCTCAAATCAGAGCAAACAGGTCAGGCTGTTTGGGGTAAAATCAACGGAGAAATCCAAGGGCAACTCAAACAAAAATTCAACGAAGAAGAAGCAATCCAACACAAATTGACTGCTTTCGTTGTAATTCCAAAAGATGCTGAAAAATTTGGACCAGCCTGGTTGGCAAAATTCATCTCTATTCAAATCACAGAAGCCTATGCAGTCGCACTTGAAGCTGGTTACTTGAACGGCGATGGGGACAATAAACCTATCGGACTTACTCGTACTCTTACAGGAACTGTTTCAGGAGACCATACAACTCATGCTGAAAAGGAAGCTCAAACTACTAAGTTGACTTTCGCCGACTCAGCAACCGTAGTCAAAGAATTGACAAAAGTATGTAAATACCATTCAACAAAAGCTGATGGAACTACTCCAGTTGCAGTTGAAGGCAATCTTGTAATGGTTGTTAATACAGCCGATGCTTGGGATGTGAAGAAACAATATACTTCATTGAACGCTCAAGGAACCTACATCACTGCGATGCCATTCAACATTATCTTGGTAGAATCCGTGGCACAGACGGCTGGTAAAGTCACTACATTTGTCAAAGGTCGCTACGATGCCTTTGTAGGTGGTGGTATTTCACTTGGTCGTTACACAGAAACCTATGCTTTGGAAGACCTGAACCTTTACACTGCTAAGCAATTTGCTTATGGTAAGGCTCACGATGAAAAGACTGCAGCAGTCTGGACTCTACAACTTCCTCAAGCATAG
- a CDS encoding HNH endonuclease signature motif containing protein yields the protein MKIKVSTREERNQFYNSSEWRSIRRQTLKRDHYECVWCRDEGKVTTTNLEVDHIKELEFYPEFALDIDNLRTLCKACHNKRHDRFDKNDRNFRKDEWWG from the coding sequence TTGAAGATTAAAGTTTCAACTCGAGAAGAACGAAACCAGTTTTACAATTCCAGCGAGTGGAGATCGATAAGAAGGCAAACACTTAAACGAGATCATTATGAATGTGTATGGTGCAGAGATGAAGGCAAGGTCACGACTACTAACTTAGAGGTTGACCATATCAAGGAACTAGAGTTCTATCCAGAGTTTGCGCTTGATATCGATAATCTACGAACACTGTGCAAAGCATGTCATAATAAGAGGCATGATCGTTTTGATAAGAATGACAGAAATTTCCGAAAAGATGAATGGTGGGGTTAG
- a CDS encoding MazG-like family protein — MNTKMNLEEKVQQWFVDRNLHEANPVKQFLKLMEESGELFEGIAKDKSELIYDALGDIQVVLIGLEQQIKNGAQISANQQELELLLMVSSLGNIAQKLYAHVSHNETQIPLIKADLMFLDSVISTVSFCNGTTAESCLGEAYEVIKDRKGKMIDGVFVKEEDL; from the coding sequence ATGAATACAAAAATGAATTTGGAAGAAAAGGTTCAACAGTGGTTTGTTGACAGAAATCTACATGAAGCAAATCCAGTCAAGCAGTTCTTGAAGTTGATGGAAGAGTCAGGAGAATTGTTCGAAGGCATTGCAAAGGATAAATCTGAACTGATTTACGATGCGCTTGGAGATATCCAGGTAGTATTGATTGGGCTTGAACAACAGATCAAGAACGGTGCTCAGATTTCAGCCAATCAACAGGAACTTGAATTGTTGCTGATGGTTTCTAGTCTGGGTAATATCGCTCAGAAGCTATATGCTCATGTCAGTCACAATGAGACACAGATTCCTTTAATCAAAGCAGATTTGATGTTTCTTGATAGTGTGATTAGTACGGTTTCATTTTGTAATGGCACTACAGCTGAAAGTTGCTTAGGAGAAGCTTATGAAGTTATCAAGGACCGAAAAGGGAAAATGATTGATGGAGTGTTTGTGAAAGAGGAGGATTTATAA
- a CDS encoding tyrosine-type recombinase/integrase, translating into MVVVEPIRNRDDVQLMIEWLTKHSAVKESDRQRNLMLFLSGVNLGFRIGDIVKLKVKHVKGWHVQIVDEKTDKPTKRKMPKKFKNAMRQYIKDKKDEDFLFPSRNGKHQHIKPNTAYKIIKRAAEEVGLENIATHSMRKTFGLFMYEQTKDVALIMDLLNHSSQSISLRYIGKNQDSQDRAMTKFQGF; encoded by the coding sequence GTGGTAGTTGTTGAGCCAATCAGAAATAGAGATGATGTTCAGCTTATGATTGAATGGCTGACGAAGCATAGCGCAGTCAAAGAGTCAGATAGACAACGTAACCTCATGCTCTTCTTGTCTGGTGTTAATCTGGGATTTCGTATCGGTGATATTGTTAAACTGAAAGTAAAGCATGTTAAAGGTTGGCATGTCCAGATCGTCGACGAAAAGACAGACAAGCCAACCAAACGAAAGATGCCAAAGAAATTCAAGAATGCTATGAGGCAGTACATCAAAGATAAGAAAGATGAAGACTTCCTCTTTCCAAGCCGAAACGGAAAGCATCAGCATATAAAACCTAATACAGCTTATAAGATTATCAAAAGAGCTGCTGAAGAAGTTGGTCTGGAAAACATAGCTACTCACTCGATGAGAAAGACCTTTGGTTTATTCATGTACGAGCAAACAAAGGATGTCGCTCTGATAATGGATCTACTGAACCATTCGAGTCAGAGTATTTCACTAAGATACATAGGCAAAAACCAAGATTCACAAGACAGAGCCATGACGAAGTTTCAGGGCTTTTAA
- a CDS encoding phage portal protein: MGLLNLFKREVPEVGFEFEDLERMFGNLQLKSLAIDKSAEFIARIFAKSVFKYQENGKAKSSDWDYLLNVRPNKNESASEFWQKVVYRLITKNEVLIFLTTDDQLLVADSYTRTKYAVYDDVFEFVTCRGYTFEKRFRMSEVIFLQYNNNRLQDYISDLFADYEKLHTRLVEALARNNQIRGTLKTKNNGSFDKQMRDKLQSYADGLFKSFSTKTIAIVPAQDGMEYTEHTNTTGTSNISVDELKKLRRQFDDEVADILGIPTTLIHGDMANLENSQKMFNSYCYQSLVKKMSDGLNFALVSRRKYERDNLFVIIGEGQRDKFALAENIDKLISSGAMTRNEVRSELGLESVPGGDKFLITKNYQLGEQLEKGGEKEDESNSD; encoded by the coding sequence TTGGGGTTACTGAATTTATTTAAGCGTGAAGTGCCAGAGGTTGGTTTTGAGTTTGAGGATCTTGAGCGGATGTTTGGGAACCTCCAACTTAAAAGCTTAGCGATTGATAAGTCAGCTGAGTTCATCGCTCGAATTTTCGCTAAGTCAGTATTTAAGTATCAAGAAAACGGTAAGGCTAAGTCTTCTGATTGGGACTATCTGCTGAATGTAAGACCGAACAAGAACGAATCTGCGTCAGAATTTTGGCAAAAGGTTGTCTACAGGTTGATTACTAAGAATGAGGTCCTAATCTTTCTTACAACTGATGACCAGTTGTTGGTTGCCGACTCTTACACACGGACTAAATATGCTGTTTATGATGATGTGTTTGAGTTTGTAACTTGTAGAGGATACACCTTTGAGAAGCGTTTTCGGATGAGTGAAGTCATTTTCTTACAGTACAACAACAATCGACTGCAAGATTATATCTCTGACTTATTCGCTGATTACGAGAAATTGCACACTCGTTTGGTCGAGGCCTTGGCTAGGAATAATCAAATCAGAGGAACTCTGAAAACCAAAAACAATGGGAGTTTTGATAAGCAGATGCGTGATAAACTCCAATCATATGCAGATGGTCTTTTTAAATCGTTTAGTACTAAAACGATTGCGATTGTTCCAGCTCAAGATGGAATGGAATACACTGAGCATACGAATACAACAGGGACTTCAAATATCTCTGTTGATGAGTTGAAGAAACTTCGTCGGCAATTTGATGATGAGGTCGCTGATATCTTAGGGATTCCAACAACCTTAATTCATGGAGACATGGCCAATCTTGAAAATAGCCAAAAAATGTTTAATAGTTATTGCTACCAATCACTCGTTAAGAAAATGAGTGATGGGCTTAATTTTGCTTTAGTGTCAAGACGGAAATACGAGCGCGATAATCTATTTGTAATCATTGGCGAAGGTCAGAGAGATAAGTTTGCACTTGCTGAAAACATTGATAAGCTTATTTCTTCTGGTGCGATGACTCGAAACGAGGTGCGCTCTGAACTTGGCTTAGAATCTGTCCCTGGTGGCGATAAATTCCTCATCACCAAAAACTATCAACTTGGTGAACAGTTAGAGAAAGGAGGTGAGAAAGAAGATGAAAGTAATTCCGATTAA